A region of the Helicobacter pylori NQ4053 genome:
AATGAGATCGTATTGCCCTTTTTCTAAAAAATCTTTAGTAACCTTTTCTTCAGTGGTGAAGTCATTGAGCGCGTAAGTGCCAGGTAAATCAATGATAGTGATTTGACGATCTTTGTGGATCAAACTCACTTCCATTTTATCCACGGTAACCCCGGCAAAATTCCCCACTTTCAAATGGGCGTTGCTCAAAGCGTTGATGAGGGAGGATTTCCCTACATTAGGTTGGCCCACAAGAGCGACAATGATTTCTTCCACTTCCAATTCTCCAAATAAGTTTTTTAATTTTTGGTTATATAGTTTTGTTAAAAGTCAGCACTATAGCGCTATAAGACTAATTGTTATATAATAAAAGCGAGACAAGAATATTAAAATGCGGAAGAGGCGTGTGATGTTGTGCGTGTTTGATATAGAAACCATTCCTAGCGTGAGCTTGTGTAAAGAGCATTTTCAATTAAAAGAAGACGATGCTCTAAAAATCTGTGAATGGAGTTTTGAAAAGCAAAAAGAAAAAAGCGGGAGCGAGTTTTTGCCTCTTTATCTGCATGAAATCATCTCTATTGCAGCAGTCATTGGCGATGATTACGGGCAATTTATCAAAGTGGGGAATTTTGGTCAAAAACACGAGAATAAAGAGGATTTTACAAGCGAAAAAGAGCTTTTAGAAGACTTTTTCAAATACTTTAACGAAAAGCAACCGCGCTTGATAAGTTTCAATGGCAGAGGTTTTGACATGCCCCTACTCACGCTCAAAGCCCTTAAATACAATTTAACTTTAGACGCTTTTTACAACCAAGAAAACAAATGGGAAAATTACCGCGCGCGCTATAGCGAGCAGTTTCATTTGGATTTAATGGATAGCTTGAGCCATTATGGATCCGTTAGGGGGTTGAATCTAAATGGCGTTTGCTCCATGACGAATATTCCTGGTAAATTTGATGTGAGCGGGGATTTAGTGCATGCGATTTATTACAACCCACATTTAAGCCAAAAGGAGAAAAAAGGCGTTATTGACAGCTATTGCCAAAGCGATGTGCTTAACACTTACTGGCTTTTTTTAAAATACGAAGTGTTAAAAGGGGCTTTAAATAAGGAGCAATACCTTGGGCTATTGAGCGATTTTTTAGAAAAATTCCCTA
Encoded here:
- a CDS encoding 3'-5' exonuclease codes for the protein MRKRRVMLCVFDIETIPSVSLCKEHFQLKEDDALKICEWSFEKQKEKSGSEFLPLYLHEIISIAAVIGDDYGQFIKVGNFGQKHENKEDFTSEKELLEDFFKYFNEKQPRLISFNGRGFDMPLLTLKALKYNLTLDAFYNQENKWENYRARYSEQFHLDLMDSLSHYGSVRGLNLNGVCSMTNIPGKFDVSGDLVHAIYYNPHLSQKEKKGVIDSYCQSDVLNTYWLFLKYEVLKGALNKEQYLGLLSDFLEKFPKEKSYSSVFINALEKEIREFA